The genome window CAGTAGGAGTGGTGAGATTAGCAAACAGGGACCAGGAACGCGTTCGTTCAATGAGATTTTTCTGTGGACCACACGACACTCGCGTCTATGGAGCAACCAGCAGCACCGACCGGCGACGCATCCGCGAGATATGCCCTGCCCCTGCCCAAGGACGGAGTTGGCATCGGACCGACCCTTCCGGATTCCAGTTCCACTTCTCCGCAGCCAACGATTCTTCTCCCGGGAGAAAAATCCCCTGGTCCAGACGACGGGACGACCCGGCCCAGACGCTCAGCAACTTGGGAGCAGGAAAGTGCGCAAGTGGCGGCCATCCTTCCCGGCTGATGGCACCACTTACATCGCCGTTTGCTTTCGTTCATACGCCGCACACATCCAAGAGCCCTCTAGAACACCGGCCGTATGCATCACCGCCAATCTCGACGCTCACCAGTGTTACCTATATACGGAACATGTCTCGATCCAATTTGGATTCAGAGTCGGAGTGCCCGAATTGGTAGAAAAAATGAACACGGTGTCTAGTAACACTGAGGTGGCACGCACTAACGTCAAGCTGCAATTGTTTCCAAACATGATCCCAGCTAGAACCATCGTTCCAGCGCCACCAGCAGCAACCCTGACAATGGCACAGTTGGAGCCACGTCGACACAGTACAGGACAAGAACGTCGGGCACGGGAGTTCCTTTCTAGTTACCCGAAGACGCCAACGTTGCCAGCCGGTCGGCGCCGGAGACGATTAACAAATTGAGAAATCAGCAGAGACGATTGCACACGGCACACGGCAGAAAAAGGCGCAGCACCAGTGGAAGGAAAAGAGTAAAAATTTCCAGTGACAAGGATAATTGGAGTCCCCGGCCACGCGTCCGCCAATCCTCGGTGGACGACGCGGCCGGAATGGAACAGCAAACCCAACACAATCGACTACTGAAAGGCGACTACAGATGGCCCAAAAGTGGTAACACGACGAACAATTTCTCCCCTCTTTTCATGAGCTGCCctagcttctcagattctctgGTCTCTTCCACTAAGAGCGTAGGCAGGACGGCAGCGCGCGTGTACATCTCGTACACCGGCGCGCCGGTCACCTGCGATGCTGCTGGGGGTACGGCGCGACGCGCGTCCGCCGGGTCCCGTCCGACGGCACGCGCCCGCCGCGGCTCCCGCCGTCGCCGTTAACGATGTCCTGCAGCATCTTCTGCAGGTCCTCCAGCGTGTCCGGCTTCTGCACGAAGCcgccaagcaagcaagcatcggTGTAAAAACGCCTTCTTTAATTGCGATTAGTATTAATAAATCCGTGTGGTTGGTGGTTGCGCATACCTCGTTTTTCACGTTATCCATCATCACCAGCATCTCCTGCATGAAGTCGGTGAAATCCTGGCCGTCCAAAAACAGAGCGAagtaaaaaaatttgaaccatCTAATACTAGCCCTAAAATGGCAAATTAATCAGAATAGTATTTTTATAGCAGTAATCGAAAGAATATTGATCGAGGAGTCGAGGACTACTCTACAAGACAATAAGCAGGGTAGGCAAAACTAACGGAGGCATTATTCACCTCCTCGTTGTCGTCGAGGGGATCGAAGAGCCCGGCGTCGTACATGGCCCTCCTCCCCTTGTCCGACAAAACTGCACCAACCAAACAAAGAATTTGATCAAATCTCGTGCAGGTGCAGCCAAGCAGCGACGGGCAAACGCGTGAGCCTTACCGGAGTACGCCTCCTGGATCCGCTGGAACCGCTGCTTGGCCTCGCCGGCCTCGCCGGGGTCGCTCGCCCACCGGTCCGGGTGCCACTTCTGCGCGCGCACGCGGCAAAAGATCGGAACGCTCAGAACAGAACCCGATCAAACACCCGCGCTCGCGCGAATGGACAGGAAGAGAACTCACCAGCGCGAGCTTCCTGTACGCGGCGCGTACGTCGGTGGCGGAGGCGTTCTTGCGGATGCCGAGCAGGGCGTAGTAGCAGCAGGCGgacgcgccggcgccgccggaggcATTGCCGGATCCGGCTCCGGCGTCCATGGCAACGCGGCAAGCGACGGACCGCCGGGAGATGCGACGCTTCGGCGCGGCGCAGGACTCGCACCAGAGAGGCTACCACGGCATCGAACTGGGAGGGGGACGAGCGAGACGGGAGGATCGGTTCGAAGGGACGCTACAAAAGTTTTTAATTCTTCCCGGCGGGGGCGAACGAAGCGGAGGCGGGGGAGAAATATctgcatataaatagagagagCGTGCTTTGGTCGTCGCGAGGGTGGGGGCTTGGGGCCCGTGAAGGTTCCAGAGCTCGTGCCGAGGCGAGATATTTTCGAGCGGACGCTCCGGGCTTCGCCACCGGGGTTCCAGCTATTTACGAGTTTGGCATCCCAGTTGGGCCGGGAGCCTAGCTTCTTAGTTCTATTCTTCTAGAGGCGCTGCATGGGCCTGGATGATTTGGCTGGAGGCCATTTGTTCTTGAGATTTTTTGTTTCTATATTTCCAAAACAGAAAATTATAAATCTCCGTGGCCATTTCGAATTTGACAGAACTAAACTCCACCCGTCCTTTCCGTGGACAAGAAGTAAAAATCATAATATTAAAAATCGTCGGCCATTTTTTCCCCGGCTACCTGAAAGGGCGGAAAGTGCTCCGGCACGCTCGCTTAGGAAATCGATCGTCCCGGTCTCGTATTGGAGTTTGTCCTGTAAATAAAATTTTGTTAATAACTTCGAGCATATGTGCATCATAAATAGTGTAATATACCTATTGTTTGCAGAGCTAAAGACTTTGTTAATTTCTTTAGTATATATAGATTATAGATTTAGTGTGTATTAAAGTTGTGTGAGTGTATAtgtataaaatattatataggTTTGAATGTGTATTTAAATATTATAACTTGTAAGGTCATCTTCAACGactaccttaaatttttatcttaaaaatactattacagcatcctctatcaccattacagcatctcttattttttcatctctaacaactactctattttctaccttctactacttTTTTACTCTCTCCAGACCCACTGTCACCCTCTATAAATAGTACTGAAACAGTAACCCGACAGTGTTTTCCTTCCTCCGGGCCACTGTCAGtctctataaacagtactgctacagtattgcggctgctacagtaccccgcaAATTTGCGACGCTGTGCTCTCCGTAATACTGTAGCAGCATTGGATAGAGGATCTATTGGAATCTGTAAATTTGAAGACTCTATTAGAGTTAACCTAAGGGAGgcttaaaaaaaggaaattggTTACTCCTCCTTTATTAGGAAATTGGCCGCTGCATGTTGCTGGTCATGTCAGCATGGGCAAAAAAGTCCTTCACTGCCTTGTCATGTCACTGCATGTTGCTTTTTGCTTTATGTTAGCCACAGCATGTCAGCTTTGGAGTAGAGCTGAGGTGGGACCAGGTTAGAAAATTCGTCGGCAACCGATTAAAATGCGTGGTAACCGGTCGTCTCCGAGCGGCTGGGTTTCAAAAATCGAATAGTAAtctaatttaaatttaaaattttgaaaaataaaaaaattctaaaaaaattagacacaattctaaaaatttctgtgaaaataattttcaaaaataatgtagtttgcatcatattctaaaggaaggaagtttgaaaaaaaaaaggtgaagcatgcagctcagttattaatatacaaacacatatttttcttgtgtagaacgtatATTATGAgtatctttaaaatttatttcactttatttagagttatATTAATtcctctatgatttttacaaaattcacaagcataaagtgaatatgttaaaaacagcactgtaattaattttttcatatctactattatttttcctacataaattattatataaataaactaatagaagtagtttcactaattttttaggtttgatgggtcaattatgaattaatctagttgcaacacatttacacaatcctgcatgttacaataactaattcatgagttcatgtatttttaaaagacatatagtcatgtaagaagactaacaaaattagtttcatgatttttggattagcaaagagtaaactatgcatttaacttggtttaaaaattacattttctcacaaaaaatttTGAACATTTTtgtgagtataaatacttttatcatgtagatcatgttaccaaaaaaaccaataaaatttgtttcacttgatttgaagttcaaatgattagttattgattttacaagattgagataatttttaggttttttttaactttactgaaaatcgagaaaaccgctctataaatcaagaaaaccaaacagttaccgacaaaaccgagcggttactgatAATACGGAAATTTCGAGAAAATCACtcaataaatcgagaaaaccgctcggtaacagGTCCAATTCGACCGATTACCGAGAGGCTGAATTCACgaattttttcccaaattttaaattttatcaaacaaattttatccgaattttattcaaatttcgaACGATTATCGTGGTTATTACGAATTTTTAGTAACCGCTAGAGCTCGGTTACCGACGTGAACCTTGGGTGGTACTTACGCGGAGCCGAATTAGGTGGCTCATGTCAGGACAATTTGGTACGGCGTATGGTATGGTACATACGAGAAAAATTAGATCAGGTCATATAGTATGGATATACAGATCGTGCCATATTCAGTGTCTTAGCACGGTGGATGGTTCGGCCTAGAAATAATGGGTAGTACCTAGACCTGTC of Phragmites australis chromosome 3, lpPhrAust1.1, whole genome shotgun sequence contains these proteins:
- the LOC133912316 gene encoding uncharacterized protein LOC133912316 isoform X1, whose translation is MDAGAGSGNASGGAGASACCYYALLGIRKNASATDVRAAYRKLALKWHPDRWASDPGEAGEAKQRFQRIQEAYSVLSDKGRRAMYDAGLFDPLDDNEEVNNASDFTDFMQEMLVMMDNVKNEKPDTLEDLQKMLQDIVNGDGGSRGGRVPSDGTRRTRVAPYPQQHRR
- the LOC133912316 gene encoding uncharacterized protein LOC133912316 isoform X2, whose product is MDAGAGSGNASGGAGASACCYYALLGIRKNASATDVRAAYRKLALKWHPDRWASDPGEAGEAKQRFQRIQEAYSVLSDKGRRAMYDAGLFDPLDDNEEDFTDFMQEMLVMMDNVKNEKPDTLEDLQKMLQDIVNGDGGSRGGRVPSDGTRRTRVAPYPQQHRR